The Bacteroidota bacterium genome window below encodes:
- a CDS encoding CoA activase, whose amino-acid sequence MPKFYIGFDVGSTTVKGIVIDAVTDKIIWSDYQRHDTKQPEKSLELLKKMEEDCKISNPSDVRIFITGSGGSNIGKHIGAKFVQEVNAVSLAVEKLYPNTLSVIELGGQDAKIIIFKEDAETGKKKKIPSMNDKCAGGTGAVIDKINAKLKIPTAELCNMGYEGLRLHPVAGKCGVFAETDINGLQKSGVPADELMASLFESIIQQNISVLTRGHTLKPEVLLLGGPNTFIKGMIDCWRSNIPKIWEERKIVVPDKPIEELIRVPDNAQYFACIGAVEFGKDEEDNIGIYKGYKGLEHYIQFGREAEKKLNTVGNTTGLSKSPEELVAFKEKYKVPKFTPHQFKPGEVVRGFIGIDGGSTSTKAALVSLDKQVMVKAYQLSKGNPIEDCIDILGSLQKQVEAQGATLEILGVGTTGYAKDILKEVLHADVALVETVAHTQAGLHFYPETDVICDVGGQDIKIIILNQGRVVDFKLNTQCSAGNGYFLQSTAQGFGYEVEEFANVAFSATTFPTFGYGCAVFMQSDIVDFQRQGWKAEEIMAGLANVLPKNIWLYVSQIPNLAKLGSTFVLQGGTQHNLAAVKSQVDFIEERFKGSGITPNIYVHRHTGEAGAIGCGIEAARLYHNGHRTEFIGLEKVSQILYKTTRSEDTRCYFCKNKCLRTFIDVKTDNIAPEVFEEEKRKFVELNIIQPEKIVNPKSKVPMEDGIQRLIIATCEKGTVEDIADMKGIKSGLDTIKKANPNIVDEAATKVWMTFKPPIVKDTDEDVRNQVYKSPLKKLLKNKSSEEEISKRLEQIAKREKIVIGIPRLLNMYSHTPFFTAYFEALGIKPGNFVFSEYTSEEMYKAGAKRGSIDPCFPSKVAIPHIHNLVYVQNKKKKLDFIFAPIVDTMPSDLEYAQAHTACPTITATIEAAKAAFTKEGDLFKESGLEYLCPFIQLNSEQLTARQLFNEFKDRLGLSEEENRRAVKEGFKAFYKFYEDLKTKSKEVLTQLENEDRIGIVLLGRPYHNDPGINHEILEEFQKLGYPVFFQDALPTDDETLDKLFGDDVRSGLLRSPMDIDDVWKNSYSENTSRKVWAAKYTARHPNLVALELSSFKCGHDAPIYTVVQEIVESSGTPYFSFKDIDENKPTGAIKIRIETISYFLKRYREDMVTNKNKVMTIEEKLKEYEMKIRRQLELGKKLSKLADENGNGSMFPKPHREIEINIPERFKKKELSEVE is encoded by the coding sequence ATGCCTAAATTTTATATCGGTTTTGACGTTGGTTCTACTACTGTAAAAGGAATTGTTATTGATGCTGTAACAGATAAAATTATCTGGTCTGATTATCAAAGGCACGATACTAAACAGCCGGAAAAATCACTTGAGCTTCTTAAAAAAATGGAAGAGGATTGTAAAATTTCCAATCCTTCCGATGTCCGTATTTTCATAACTGGTTCCGGCGGCTCTAACATCGGTAAACACATAGGAGCAAAGTTTGTACAGGAAGTGAATGCAGTTTCGCTTGCCGTTGAAAAATTATATCCAAATACATTATCCGTCATTGAGCTTGGCGGACAGGATGCTAAAATTATCATCTTTAAAGAAGATGCTGAAACAGGGAAGAAGAAAAAAATCCCTTCGATGAATGACAAATGCGCAGGGGGTACAGGCGCGGTTATAGATAAAATTAATGCCAAGCTGAAAATCCCGACTGCAGAACTTTGTAACATGGGCTACGAAGGTCTTCGCCTTCATCCCGTTGCAGGGAAGTGCGGAGTATTTGCAGAGACCGATATTAACGGTCTGCAAAAATCCGGTGTACCTGCCGATGAGCTTATGGCATCTCTTTTTGAATCCATCATACAGCAAAATATTTCCGTGCTTACACGCGGACATACACTTAAGCCTGAAGTGCTTCTGCTCGGCGGACCCAATACATTCATAAAAGGAATGATTGACTGCTGGCGCTCGAATATTCCAAAAATCTGGGAAGAGCGAAAAATTGTTGTACCAGATAAACCTATTGAAGAGCTTATTCGAGTACCTGATAACGCTCAATACTTTGCCTGTATTGGCGCAGTTGAATTCGGTAAAGATGAAGAAGATAACATTGGAATTTATAAAGGTTATAAAGGTCTTGAACACTATATTCAATTCGGCCGTGAAGCTGAAAAGAAACTGAACACAGTTGGAAATACTACAGGACTTTCCAAATCTCCCGAAGAACTTGTTGCATTCAAAGAAAAATATAAAGTTCCAAAATTCACTCCGCATCAGTTCAAGCCCGGTGAAGTTGTACGTGGTTTCATAGGAATTGACGGCGGCTCTACTTCTACAAAAGCTGCTTTGGTCTCGCTTGATAAACAGGTGATGGTAAAAGCTTACCAGCTTTCCAAGGGAAATCCAATCGAAGATTGTATAGATATACTTGGCTCGCTTCAGAAACAAGTTGAAGCGCAAGGCGCTACTCTTGAAATTCTTGGAGTAGGAACAACGGGTTACGCCAAAGATATTCTTAAAGAAGTTCTTCACGCCGATGTTGCATTGGTAGAAACAGTTGCCCATACTCAGGCAGGATTGCATTTCTATCCTGAGACCGATGTCATCTGTGACGTTGGCGGACAGGATATTAAAATTATAATTTTGAATCAGGGACGTGTAGTTGATTTTAAACTGAATACACAGTGCTCTGCCGGTAACGGATATTTTCTTCAGTCCACTGCTCAGGGCTTTGGATATGAAGTAGAAGAATTTGCTAACGTTGCTTTCTCTGCTACAACATTCCCGACTTTCGGTTACGGCTGCGCAGTATTTATGCAGTCCGATATTGTTGACTTCCAACGCCAGGGATGGAAAGCAGAAGAGATTATGGCAGGACTTGCAAACGTTCTTCCGAAAAATATCTGGCTCTATGTATCGCAGATTCCGAATCTTGCAAAGCTCGGCTCTACATTTGTATTGCAGGGCGGAACACAGCATAATCTTGCTGCAGTAAAATCCCAAGTAGATTTTATAGAGGAGCGCTTCAAAGGCTCCGGCATTACCCCTAACATTTATGTTCACCGGCACACCGGTGAAGCGGGCGCAATTGGGTGTGGTATTGAAGCGGCCCGATTGTATCATAATGGTCATAGAACAGAGTTCATTGGTTTAGAAAAAGTTTCTCAGATTTTATATAAGACAACACGCTCAGAAGATACACGCTGTTACTTCTGCAAGAATAAATGTCTCAGGACTTTTATTGATGTTAAGACAGATAACATTGCTCCTGAAGTTTTCGAAGAAGAAAAAAGAAAATTTGTTGAGCTTAATATCATTCAGCCGGAAAAAATTGTTAACCCGAAATCCAAAGTCCCTATGGAAGATGGAATTCAGCGGCTTATCATTGCGACTTGCGAAAAAGGAACTGTAGAAGATATCGCCGATATGAAGGGAATTAAATCGGGACTCGATACAATCAAGAAAGCAAATCCGAATATAGTTGATGAAGCTGCTACGAAAGTATGGATGACCTTTAAACCTCCGATTGTAAAAGACACAGATGAAGATGTAAGAAATCAGGTTTATAAATCTCCGTTAAAAAAACTATTAAAGAATAAATCTTCAGAGGAAGAAATATCAAAACGTTTAGAGCAAATTGCAAAGAGAGAAAAAATTGTTATTGGTATTCCGCGTTTACTGAACATGTACTCGCATACTCCTTTCTTCACTGCTTACTTTGAAGCGCTGGGAATAAAACCAGGCAATTTTGTATTCAGCGAATACACTTCCGAAGAAATGTATAAAGCCGGAGCCAAGCGCGGAAGCATTGACCCATGTTTTCCTTCGAAGGTTGCGATTCCGCATATTCATAATTTAGTTTACGTTCAGAATAAAAAGAAAAAATTAGATTTTATATTTGCTCCGATAGTTGATACAATGCCGTCGGATTTAGAATATGCACAGGCGCACACTGCATGCCCGACTATCACTGCAACTATCGAAGCGGCTAAAGCTGCCTTCACTAAAGAAGGTGACTTATTTAAAGAATCAGGACTTGAATACCTTTGTCCTTTTATTCAATTGAACAGCGAGCAGCTTACTGCAAGGCAGTTGTTCAATGAATTCAAAGACCGTCTCGGATTATCCGAGGAAGAAAATCGCAGAGCAGTTAAAGAAGGCTTCAAGGCATTCTATAAATTCTATGAAGACTTAAAAACAAAATCCAAAGAAGTTCTTACACAGTTAGAGAACGAAGACCGCATTGGTATAGTTCTGCTTGGAAGACCTTATCATAATGACCCGGGTATCAACCACGAAATCCTTGAAGAGTTTCAGAAGCTCGGCTATCCTGTATTTTTCCAGGATGCATTGCCGACTGATGATGAAACACTCGATAAGCTTTTCGGCGATGATGTACGCTCGGGATTGCTCCGCTCTCCTATGGATATTGATGACGTATGGAAAAATTCTTACTCTGAAAATACATCGCGTAAAGTCTGGGCTGCAAAGTACACTGCACGCCATCCGAACTTAGTTGCGCTTGAGCTTTCGTCTTTCAAGTGCGGACACGACGCTCCTATCTATACAGTTGTTCAGGAAATCGTCGAGTCATCCGGTACGCCTTACTTCTCATTCAAAGATATCGATGAGAATAAGCCGACGGGAGCTATAAAAATCAGAATTGAAACTATCAGCTACTTCTTAAAACGCTACCGCGAAGATATGGTAACGAATAAGAACAAAGTTATGACTATAGAGGAGAAGCTGAAAGAATACGAAATGAAAATCCGCAGACAGCTTGAGCTTGGCAAAAAGCTATCAAAGCTGGCTGATGAAAACGGCAA
- a CDS encoding type II toxin-antitoxin system HicA family toxin — MAKLPRLTAKDAEDLLLKVGFELQRTKGSHRIYFKNGIRVVVPFHSGKILHPKIVKQVFDAIDSD; from the coding sequence TTGGCTAAGCTTCCAAGGTTAACAGCAAAGGATGCAGAAGATCTTTTGCTTAAAGTAGGATTTGAACTTCAAAGAACAAAAGGAAGTCACAGAATTTATTTTAAAAATGGAATCAGAGTTGTAGTACCATTTCACTCTGGAAAAATATTGCATCCTAAAATTGTTAAACAAGTTTTTGATGCGATAGATTCTGATTAA
- a CDS encoding type II toxin-antitoxin system HicB family antitoxin: MSVKFSTVIEKDQHGYYAYCPELKGCQTQGETLDEVYANIKEAIDLYLETLTPEELSELSSKEILTGYYEAKVG, translated from the coding sequence ATGAGTGTAAAATTTAGTACAGTTATAGAAAAAGATCAGCATGGTTATTATGCTTATTGCCCTGAGTTAAAAGGATGTCAGACACAGGGTGAAACACTGGATGAAGTTTATGCTAATATTAAAGAAGCCATAGATTTATACCTGGAAACTTTAACACCTGAAGAACTTAGCGAATTATCAAGCAAAGAAATTCTAACTGGTTATTACGAGGCTAAAGTTGGCTAA
- a CDS encoding activator of (R)-2-hydroxyglutaryl-CoA dehydratase, whose protein sequence is MPTVIPSSEIKFHEKELNTEDLVQELLIKEKQRLEKEYGVEAKKIDHFKRPFEHAFKKSDRENTTILFGGLTWKHEKLIQGALEGLGYKTEYVATPDKKAFQLGKEYGNNGQCNPTYFTVGNLVQHLQGLENKGLSKDDIKQNYVFFTAGACGPCRFGMYEAEYRLALRNSGFDGFRVIIFQQTGGLSQEEAEAGLEMNLDFFLGLLNAMMIGDLINDIAYQIRPYEVNKGETDKVMEESIDMLYHKFKSKQYFNFNTKLGKLLSFIPSSDYVSKFIDQILGDYYLETVYEIKEKFNAIKVDRTRMKPIVKITGEFWAQTTEGDGNFNMFPFLEREGAQLLVEPIATWILYMLHQAKEVNKDEKGLDLAKDLNENLSMKEKFLLKKKFKQNMFILGLAEKIFTREYNRVRKAFDNMPHEIVDQQVLKDLAHKFYNTRVEGGEGHLEVGKSIYYTINHLCHMVLSLKPFGCMPSTQSDGVQSVVTSVYKDMIFLPIETSGEGDVNAHSRVQMALGEAKAKAKIEYNECLAKTRYSIEEIKAFVETREDLQKPFFKVSHRHGIAGIGANFILDVAEIMKAEGIKTTVKETLVEG, encoded by the coding sequence ATGCCAACTGTCATTCCTTCATCAGAGATCAAGTTCCACGAAAAAGAATTAAACACTGAAGATTTAGTACAAGAACTTTTAATAAAAGAAAAGCAGAGACTTGAAAAAGAATATGGAGTCGAAGCAAAAAAAATAGATCACTTCAAACGTCCTTTCGAACACGCTTTCAAAAAAAGCGACAGAGAAAATACAACTATACTTTTCGGCGGCTTAACATGGAAACACGAAAAACTTATTCAAGGCGCTCTTGAAGGACTCGGATACAAAACCGAGTACGTTGCTACTCCCGATAAAAAAGCATTTCAGCTTGGCAAAGAATACGGCAATAACGGCCAGTGCAATCCTACGTATTTCACAGTAGGAAATCTTGTTCAGCACTTGCAGGGACTAGAAAACAAAGGTCTTTCCAAAGATGATATTAAACAAAATTATGTATTCTTCACTGCCGGCGCCTGCGGTCCCTGCCGCTTCGGAATGTACGAAGCTGAGTATCGTTTAGCTTTAAGAAATTCCGGCTTTGATGGATTCAGAGTTATTATCTTCCAGCAAACAGGCGGACTCTCACAGGAAGAAGCTGAAGCAGGACTTGAAATGAATCTTGATTTCTTTCTTGGTCTTCTCAATGCAATGATGATCGGAGATTTAATAAACGATATAGCTTACCAGATAAGACCATACGAAGTTAATAAAGGTGAAACAGATAAAGTCATGGAAGAATCGATTGACATGCTTTATCATAAATTCAAATCAAAACAGTATTTCAATTTCAATACGAAGTTAGGAAAACTTCTTTCGTTCATTCCATCTTCAGACTATGTTTCTAAATTTATTGACCAGATACTCGGTGATTATTATTTAGAGACAGTCTATGAAATAAAAGAAAAATTTAATGCTATAAAAGTTGACAGGACCAGAATGAAACCGATTGTGAAAATCACAGGTGAATTCTGGGCGCAGACAACTGAAGGCGACGGTAATTTTAATATGTTTCCTTTCCTGGAAAGGGAAGGCGCACAGCTTTTAGTTGAGCCGATTGCCACTTGGATTTTATACATGCTGCACCAGGCAAAAGAAGTTAACAAAGATGAAAAAGGTTTAGACCTTGCAAAAGACCTCAACGAAAACTTATCAATGAAAGAAAAGTTCTTATTGAAAAAGAAGTTCAAGCAGAATATGTTCATCCTTGGATTAGCTGAAAAAATATTTACCAGAGAATATAACAGAGTTCGTAAAGCTTTTGATAATATGCCCCATGAAATCGTTGACCAGCAAGTGCTGAAAGACCTTGCTCATAAATTTTATAATACAAGAGTAGAAGGCGGCGAAGGCCATCTTGAAGTCGGGAAAAGTATTTATTATACAATAAATCATCTTTGCCATATGGTGCTTTCATTGAAGCCGTTTGGCTGTATGCCTTCGACACAATCTGACGGAGTTCAGTCAGTTGTTACATCTGTTTACAAAGATATGATATTCCTTCCTATAGAAACTTCAGGTGAAGGAGATGTTAACGCACACTCAAGAGTCCAAATGGCTCTCGGTGAAGCTAAAGCAAAAGCAAAAATTGAATATAACGAATGCCTTGCTAAAACAAGATACTCAATAGAAGAAATAAAAGCATTTGTTGAAACAAGAGAGGACCTGCAAAAGCCTTTCTTTAAAGTTTCACACAGACACGGTATTGCAGGAATCGGCGCAAACTTCATTCTTGATGTTGCTGAAATTATGAAAGCTGAAGGAATAAAGACTACGGTAAAAGAAACATTAGTTGAAGGTTAA